In Fusobacterium hwasookii, a single window of DNA contains:
- a CDS encoding autotransporter-associated N-terminal domain-containing protein codes for MRSNNLNSVERSLKFLAKRYKSVKYSLGLTILFLMLGVNAFSEDIHTKETLKTSASNLHEKIQNLRKENEKQLEGLKLELIQLMEQGNQVVKSPWSSWQFGAGYINNSWGKAYKGHGDKKENDVLTRQSSSNLNRFLESSTASNSYGSTDLAMVSEPVAEIEVSAGIRPKSINKEAPSYTPVAPAGALPPFEPKLISPPAKPAAPVEVSPTTFSPPDINFKGKGFGQGAAIGMPRSNIVMQNYDSYDTVDKNTAAKGIINIEVGNLAGGVKSRWWGSNLDGTANPNVQIKSITDVPNVPTPGKTTGASWINPAGAGTFWLSDGSSNTGMNAFINELRDHNATISGNYVLTNRGGEGVQVNRIFLSHNPAGVGNGGGSSNGNNSPGGPYDGQAQALGKTATFSGSLTMHGTPTAFTGSTAHSDVTIGVEHQLWSNRRPGDWITEGAYSTFDNTGKITLASGNNLVGILIDVEAWGDGTLTDNSGVPHKTKNNGTIEITNAQNSIGIDYGEYSNLVLKSELTVGNVIVGGKKNYGLRMANIFSGNAAYFDKGITIKSGGANKKILVTGEENVGVSIAKFLSSSKDANPIAGITEGLNIEVTGQKNIGFLRHKTYANNTGDMVLNATTMGTFTFGNGAKNSTLIRTDKYGIQVRKNISATGKDNAGKDYTGVGNTVLHSNGETQHINNYKTITIGKGYTQTLGMAATGSAASSIVNILNEGTISLQGKKSIGMYVDKFTQGKSTGTIKLSGVGDKDKSGKIGAAENVGISNKGKFTLSGTLEVNGKKSSGIYNTGETTIAVGANPTDKTNITVTNGATALYSKGAGTKIESTAGNKLNVTVNAGTTKEGLAVYAEDKSEVKLHNANINVVGGSAGIASYNAGTKVDLTGATLKYNGDGYAVYSDGKGEINLKNSNIELRGSSTLMELDWSIAPGSRPIKTSGTDVKVFSNDVVAINVSNLGTRTLSSLSALKSSLGVKITAGGPTFNKYKELAIENGEINFDVVADKAAADTTPGGFFFKKVLGQRLRLNVNNNLTARLSSSIANEFYNKQVVGLEANSSKQAVPNTETQVNIASGKIVDVARTDGTKNGGVGVFINYGLVDNKGTINVEKDSVANSNGVGIYAVNGSNITNNGSINVSGKEAIGILGVAYRTDSKGKNVVDEFGTSAIGQGKVNILNKGNISLDGQAATGIFAKNNKTGATLTNAIAINDTTGKVTTTGIKAVGMSGEKAEIINRGTINVNGQEGTGMFAKSNSRIENSGTINIIASTSASKPNIGIFTEDINTVVYNNKDIIGGNNTYGIFGKTINMGSNGKIKVGDNSVGIYSNGQYSSSASSTINLALGSTIEVGKNQSVGVFTTGKNQNISSQADMKIGDNSYGYVVKGTGTRLTTNSTNAVTVGNDTVFAYSTDRSGTIVNRAVLTSTGSKNYGIYAAGTATNLGNINYGSGVGNVGMYSIAGGRAINGSSSINSVIRVSASDKANKLFGIGMAAGYTDDNGVTHETGNIVNYGTINVTKDNGIGMYATGRGSTAINRGSIKLSGKNTTGMYLDQNAIGENYGTIETVPNPTNDGIIGVAVLNGAILKNYGTINIKDGTNLSGVYLARGQYDKASTGTVVGGIKEKKQSDTTKRIQGVEIKAPGDGTATIKRDGKVVIPTYVDTTVASAKAPKVRVGTTELDLRASNFGSIPSISRASELGMYVDTSGVNYTNPIKGLQHLTALKKVNLIFGTEASRYTNSKNIQVGTNILKPYNDVIATLSAGGGKKFGMASSSLTWIATGTQNPDDTFKGVNLVKIPYTSFAKDQDTYNFMQGLESRYGVSGIGTREKALYDKLNGIGKGEPRLLAQAVDQMKGHQYANVEQRVEATGNILEKEFDSLRSDWQTASKNSNKLKTFGTKGEYNSNSAGIEDYKYNAYGVAYVHENEDIKLGKGIGWYGGIIHNKLKFKDLGNSKEEQLQAKVGMIKSVPFDDNNSLNWTISGDIFVGHNKMNRKFLVVDEVFGAKSKYYNYGVGIKNEIGKDFRLSEGFSLRPYASLALEYGRVSKIREKSGEMRLEVKANDYISVKPEVGVELGFKHYFGNKSLRVGLGAAYENELGKVGSVKNKVRVADTNANWYNLRGEKEDRTGNVKFDLNLGVDNQVIGVTGNVGYDTKGENVRGGVGLRVIF; via the coding sequence GAAGACATACATACAAAAGAGACATTAAAGACATCAGCAAGCAATCTTCATGAAAAAATTCAAAATTTAAGAAAAGAAAATGAAAAACAGTTAGAGGGATTAAAATTAGAATTAATTCAATTGATGGAACAAGGAAATCAAGTAGTTAAATCACCTTGGTCTTCATGGCAATTTGGTGCAGGTTATATAAATAATAGTTGGGGAAAAGCCTACAAAGGACATGGAGATAAAAAAGAAAATGATGTTTTAACAAGACAAAGTTCATCAAACTTAAATAGGTTTTTAGAAAGTAGTACTGCCTCAAATTCTTATGGCTCAACTGATTTAGCAATGGTTAGTGAACCAGTTGCAGAAATTGAAGTAAGTGCTGGAATTAGACCTAAAAGTATAAATAAGGAAGCTCCAAGTTATACACCAGTAGCACCAGCAGGAGCATTACCACCATTTGAACCTAAACTTATTTCTCCACCTGCAAAACCTGCAGCACCAGTGGAAGTGAGTCCTACAACTTTTAGCCCACCAGATATTAACTTTAAAGGGAAAGGTTTTGGACAAGGTGCAGCAATTGGAATGCCAAGAAGTAATATAGTAATGCAAAACTATGATTCTTATGATACAGTAGATAAAAATACTGCTGCAAAGGGAATAATTAATATTGAAGTTGGAAATCTTGCAGGAGGAGTTAAATCCAGATGGTGGGGTTCTAATTTAGATGGAACAGCTAATCCTAATGTTCAAATAAAATCAATTACAGATGTTCCTAATGTACCAACACCTGGAAAAACAACAGGAGCTAGTTGGATAAATCCAGCAGGAGCAGGGACATTTTGGTTAAGTGATGGAAGTTCAAATACGGGAATGAATGCCTTTATTAATGAATTGAGAGATCATAATGCAACAATTTCTGGAAATTATGTATTAACCAATAGAGGAGGAGAAGGAGTACAAGTAAATAGGATATTTTTAAGCCATAATCCAGCAGGAGTAGGAAATGGAGGAGGTAGTAGTAATGGAAATAATTCTCCAGGAGGTCCTTATGATGGGCAAGCACAAGCATTAGGAAAGACTGCTACATTTAGTGGAAGTTTAACTATGCATGGAACTCCTACTGCCTTTACTGGAAGTACAGCTCATAGTGATGTAACTATTGGAGTAGAACATCAATTATGGTCAAATAGAAGACCTGGAGACTGGATAACTGAAGGAGCATATTCAACTTTTGATAATACAGGAAAGATTACTTTGGCTTCTGGTAATAACTTAGTAGGAATTTTAATAGATGTTGAAGCTTGGGGAGATGGAACATTAACAGATAATTCAGGAGTTCCACATAAGACTAAGAATAATGGAACAATAGAAATAACTAATGCACAAAATAGTATAGGAATAGACTATGGAGAATATTCAAATCTAGTATTGAAATCAGAATTAACTGTAGGAAATGTAATTGTTGGTGGAAAGAAAAATTATGGACTTAGAATGGCAAATATTTTTTCAGGAAATGCAGCATATTTTGATAAAGGAATTACTATAAAATCTGGTGGAGCAAATAAGAAAATTTTAGTTACAGGTGAAGAAAATGTAGGTGTATCTATTGCTAAGTTTTTATCTTCATCAAAAGATGCTAATCCTATTGCTGGAATAACAGAAGGCTTAAATATAGAAGTTACTGGTCAAAAAAATATAGGTTTCTTAAGACATAAAACTTATGCAAATAACACTGGAGACATGGTACTTAATGCAACAACTATGGGAACATTTACTTTTGGAAATGGAGCTAAAAATAGTACTTTAATTAGAACAGATAAATATGGTATACAAGTAAGAAAAAATATTTCTGCTACAGGAAAAGATAATGCTGGTAAAGATTATACAGGTGTAGGAAATACTGTTTTACACTCAAATGGAGAAACTCAACATATTAATAACTATAAAACAATTACAATAGGAAAAGGATATACTCAAACTCTTGGAATGGCAGCTACAGGAAGTGCAGCATCTAGTATAGTAAATATATTAAATGAAGGTACAATATCTTTACAAGGTAAGAAGAGTATAGGTATGTATGTAGATAAATTTACACAAGGTAAGAGCACAGGAACTATAAAATTATCAGGTGTAGGAGATAAAGATAAATCTGGTAAAATTGGAGCTGCAGAAAATGTAGGAATTTCTAATAAAGGTAAATTTACACTTTCTGGAACTCTTGAAGTAAATGGTAAAAAATCATCAGGAATATATAATACAGGTGAAACTACAATAGCAGTTGGAGCTAATCCTACTGACAAAACAAACATAACTGTAACAAATGGAGCAACAGCTCTATACAGCAAAGGTGCTGGAACTAAAATAGAGTCTACTGCAGGAAATAAATTGAATGTGACTGTAAATGCAGGAACAACAAAAGAAGGTTTAGCGGTCTATGCTGAAGATAAATCAGAAGTTAAATTACATAATGCGAATATAAATGTAGTTGGTGGTTCAGCAGGAATAGCTTCATATAATGCAGGAACTAAAGTTGATTTAACAGGAGCAACTCTAAAATATAATGGAGATGGTTATGCAGTATATTCTGATGGAAAGGGTGAAATAAACTTAAAGAATTCTAATATAGAATTAAGAGGAAGTTCAACATTAATGGAACTAGATTGGTCTATTGCACCAGGAAGTAGACCTATAAAAACATCAGGTACAGATGTAAAGGTATTTTCAAATGATGTTGTTGCAATAAATGTAAGTAATTTAGGAACTAGAACTCTTTCTTCTTTGAGTGCATTAAAGAGTTCATTAGGAGTTAAAATTACAGCTGGTGGGCCAACTTTTAATAAATATAAGGAACTTGCAATAGAAAATGGAGAAATAAACTTTGATGTTGTAGCAGATAAGGCAGCAGCTGACACAACTCCAGGTGGTTTTTTCTTTAAAAAAGTTTTAGGTCAAAGATTAAGACTGAATGTTAATAATAACTTAACTGCAAGACTAAGTTCTTCTATAGCAAATGAATTCTATAATAAACAAGTTGTAGGTCTTGAAGCGAACTCAAGTAAACAAGCAGTACCTAATACAGAAACACAAGTAAATATAGCAAGTGGGAAAATAGTAGATGTAGCAAGAACAGATGGAACAAAAAATGGAGGAGTAGGAGTTTTCATTAACTATGGACTTGTTGATAACAAAGGAACAATTAATGTTGAAAAAGATTCAGTAGCTAATAGTAATGGAGTTGGAATCTATGCAGTAAATGGTTCAAATATTACAAATAATGGTTCAATAAATGTTAGTGGAAAAGAAGCGATAGGAATATTAGGGGTAGCATATAGAACAGATTCTAAAGGTAAAAATGTTGTTGATGAATTTGGAACAAGTGCAATAGGTCAAGGAAAAGTAAATATCCTAAATAAAGGTAATATTTCTTTAGATGGTCAAGCAGCAACAGGAATATTTGCTAAGAATAATAAAACAGGAGCAACATTAACAAATGCTATTGCGATAAATGATACAACAGGAAAAGTGACAACAACAGGAATAAAAGCAGTTGGAATGTCAGGAGAAAAGGCAGAAATAATTAACAGAGGAACAATAAATGTAAATGGACAAGAAGGAACAGGAATGTTTGCTAAGTCTAACTCAAGAATTGAAAACTCTGGAACAATAAATATAATAGCTTCAACTTCTGCAAGTAAACCTAATATTGGAATATTTACAGAAGATATAAATACAGTAGTCTATAATAATAAAGATATAATAGGTGGAAATAATACTTATGGTATTTTTGGAAAGACAATAAATATGGGTTCAAATGGAAAAATAAAAGTTGGAGATAACTCTGTTGGTATTTATTCAAATGGACAATATTCTAGTTCAGCAAGTTCAACTATAAATCTAGCTTTAGGAAGTACAATAGAAGTTGGAAAAAATCAATCAGTTGGAGTATTTACAACAGGAAAGAACCAAAATATTTCAAGCCAAGCAGATATGAAAATTGGAGATAATTCTTATGGATATGTTGTAAAAGGAACAGGAACAAGATTAACAACAAATAGTACAAATGCAGTAACAGTAGGAAATGATACAGTATTTGCATATTCAACTGATAGAAGTGGAACTATTGTAAATAGAGCAGTATTAACATCAACAGGAAGTAAAAACTATGGAATATATGCAGCAGGAACAGCTACTAACTTAGGAAATATAAACTATGGAAGTGGAGTTGGAAATGTTGGTATGTATAGTATAGCTGGTGGAAGAGCAATAAATGGAAGTTCTTCAATTAATTCTGTAATAAGAGTAAGTGCTAGTGATAAAGCAAATAAATTATTTGGAATAGGAATGGCAGCAGGTTACACTGATGATAATGGAGTAACTCATGAAACAGGAAATATTGTAAACTATGGTACTATTAATGTTACAAAAGATAATGGAATAGGAATGTATGCAACAGGAAGAGGTTCAACTGCAATAAATAGAGGAAGCATTAAGTTAAGTGGAAAGAATACAACAGGAATGTATTTGGATCAAAATGCCATTGGTGAAAACTATGGAACAATAGAAACAGTACCTAATCCAACTAATGATGGAATAATAGGAGTAGCAGTATTAAATGGGGCTATACTTAAAAACTATGGAACAATAAACATAAAAGATGGAACTAACCTTAGTGGTGTATATTTAGCTAGAGGGCAATATGATAAGGCTTCTACTGGAACTGTTGTAGGTGGAATAAAAGAAAAGAAACAATCTGATACAACAAAGAGAATACAAGGAGTAGAAATCAAGGCTCCTGGAGATGGAACAGCTACAATAAAAAGAGATGGAAAGGTAGTAATTCCTACTTATGTAGATACAACAGTTGCTTCTGCAAAAGCACCAAAAGTAAGAGTTGGAACTACTGAACTAGATTTAAGAGCTTCTAATTTTGGAAGTATTCCATCTATATCAAGAGCTTCAGAATTAGGAATGTATGTGGATACATCAGGAGTAAACTATACAAATCCAATAAAAGGTTTACAACATTTAACAGCATTGAAGAAAGTTAATTTAATATTTGGTACTGAAGCATCAAGATATACAAATAGCAAAAATATTCAAGTAGGAACTAACATTTTAAAACCATATAATGATGTCATAGCTACTTTAAGTGCAGGTGGAGGAAAGAAATTTGGAATGGCTTCATCAAGTTTAACTTGGATAGCAACAGGAACACAAAATCCTGATGATACTTTTAAAGGAGTAAATTTAGTAAAGATTCCATATACATCATTTGCAAAAGACCAAGATACATATAACTTCATGCAAGGTTTAGAAAGTAGATATGGAGTTTCAGGAATTGGAACAAGAGAAAAAGCATTGTATGATAAGTTAAATGGAATAGGAAAAGGAGAACCAAGGTTACTAGCACAAGCAGTAGACCAAATGAAAGGACATCAATATGCAAATGTTGAACAAAGAGTTGAAGCAACAGGAAACATATTAGAAAAAGAATTTGATTCTTTAAGAAGTGATTGGCAAACAGCTTCTAAGAATTCAAATAAATTAAAAACATTTGGAACAAAAGGAGAATATAATTCTAATTCAGCAGGAATAGAAGACTACAAATACAATGCTTATGGAGTAGCTTATGTTCATGAAAATGAAGACATTAAGTTAGGAAAAGGTATTGGATGGTATGGAGGTATAATTCACAATAAACTTAAATTTAAGGATTTAGGAAATTCAAAAGAAGAACAATTACAAGCTAAAGTTGGAATGATTAAATCAGTACCATTTGATGATAACAATAGCTTAAATTGGACTATATCAGGAGATATCTTTGTAGGCCACAACAAGATGAATAGAAAATTCTTAGTTGTAGATGAAGTCTTTGGAGCAAAATCTAAATACTATAACTATGGAGTAGGAATAAAAAATGAAATAGGAAAAGACTTTAGATTAAGTGAAGGCTTCTCATTAAGACCATATGCAAGTTTAGCTTTAGAATATGGAAGAGTATCTAAGATAAGAGAAAAATCAGGAGAAATGAGATTAGAAGTAAAAGCAAATGACTATATTTCAGTAAAACCAGAAGTAGGAGTAGAATTAGGATTTAAACACTATTTTGGAAATAAATCATTAAGAGTAGGTTTAGGAGCAGCCTATGAAAATGAATTAGGAAAAGTAGGAAGTGTAAAAAACAAAGTAAGAGTAGCAGATACAAATGCAAATTGGTATAACCTAAGAGGAGAAAAAGAAGACAGAACAGGAAATGTTAAATTTGACTTAAACTTAGGAGTAGATAACCAAGTAATAGGAGTAACAGGAAATGTAGGATATGATACAAAAGGAGAAAATGTAAGAGGAGGAGTAGGACTAAGAGTTATATTCTAA